From one Mytilus edulis chromosome 1, xbMytEdul2.2, whole genome shotgun sequence genomic stretch:
- the LOC139514674 gene encoding serine-rich adhesin for platelets-like isoform X1, with translation MDQMKDKFTLWLKTQRKMYQSKDQRKQEYSKCKRIITNDTKRFNMAGKCENKHSKADVIRTKTDKVTMKRHPECKKSESNRDKTNRDKRDLDKWKLSSKHSRKRSFTIISLADMCTKTILMKACSKPYTEILVNIQIDKTILLKDNYCQDAKTVNVRDSISSIDDYWLNRKTDTNVLCQKTKWTDKSKSSVSDISTPKSLTVDYKRKHLNECEKSTKLDSHSISNDKKSLRDTESFHKKSHKMHNTSGNSNVRSQESKSNCGRTLLKSQESNSNCGRTLLKSQESNSNCGRTLLKSQELNSICGRTLLNSQESNSNCGRTILKSQESISNFGRNLLKSQEVFNESDRNIFAVLGAKALGEADKWAETTKFKTEPVDISFDNSTSLPTCSKSSENKSEKWTEKIKVKTESIDNSYGNLNSFTNPSIDKSNFELRIETTREHCSVGSSSPIRQTAEKNENDVTSDYEGSSTGLPSEDEDIKEEALEPKKCSSLQTDIQPEFDEDLPMLISPQRKKMKLEEKTTCAQRKTSTDSSPKDPKTISNNLKITEKKQPDKTKRSDLKDIIRTKECTSLSKKAVHEKNRSDDLKSIKTLSFESSRTNLDTNSEKLTQKANSSEKIKQSEKSNPSKFRHISTKNDTKNLSSYQKRAEKNSSNKSNVTLNGNVIKEDIKTQNGPFKPDAGVHLEYKHNIKSKEIECKMQAVAVDIFKLANEFQKVKKSYSETTKTEPETIRLDAIVRDECKDKILSKNIVDKAVTIKNKSIISDVQNKMKISTLIDECKRNITTHGNKTNEIARSKSTDKSSTCKNLNKNERKGERKVDDNHRVTNSRDHNRDNRVLNERSRKHDVKYNGRRCDEKYHECRRYDEEKMRRCDGNRRYANRDFLRADDATKLVGRNESGAFDKDAIYKPYESGTPIRMSTERDEYKILGNEEKQSCQKQNERNENSSALIQMNNTEDINQRESDSIIAICQKSTDESKIWKDSENDLQTLEGKSIKTNVSVEENHPSGENVLVLRAPSKDTEETKDPITNSALNENFTSMDVTGNESDLVSTNPTEEEDMLLDMSDEHELTSGRSDTNEFFGEHDTWLSTMSDNSSLQQSNMQQLDTHLNTNSKITLETDNKSTEIVKQNLVTVSTSVQPHEDALSNQIDHKNVSIPYKDTETTHFSKLTKRSSFDTHNIKESSLENPIKKETLPPTPTNSEQNNEQLINLQHNVNKLTTSRPTDASSKWEKITPTLSAKEEIQELSPMEEIQDLSPKEEIFVLKSAFISTSVDDAQDVCTVISNEVVSNTESSTAPKHLVKFSDINVVNIATSENPTPGLVDTTTPNNNAQKNIDNILMAKANPVAIKTDDNVGKQTDIVVSDKKFQKPVCITTSNTNVPTKPLDNMTITKDSQKTDYATTTVQNAFEITILDKNNTSTSVCIQKYKKDVITGTRKISATFRDISEKVPVCNKPAVNDALTSDQTSTSHNDVPKRVYTATHDEEVNKITKLPSLASVDLQTHSSKTTNNDVSQTQCSLNYEKFIPESVCVETSSNKPLSTILNENVTGVTLSSISVNDLKNATPTSVESETSTDNMPCSSDIQKQVCITADTLVTSSKTGIAVKQGQSDEEYPAKNKKGDNDVVDLLAEHIPKQSPYENKRKIKLLTNTCFLSKKVKIIRSTINRPRIRPKMSPAKRNIVTDASDNISVTIKNEDKEKKDVRQSKTDTEGNNEVKKKDSVVIDLTDEESPKKSNNCKRKIDLEPASESKDNKRGRIEQNKRKIKSKVTIAKQNEIANRTDDTGPKQMRDRKDTDKRRTTESKKNSKYESERNCYKRIDETNRDCNYRTSTKRSNSKEYDRKYESSEYDRNFERKRKYANEHEVPSHLMMNQQPMNDISYVGLKVEPTTAHARCFNEVVGYAYDFMRGYCDYNEISSQYVTPVRRFRTNLMRQLKATFDRYFYGPNNPYDPIYSLTGPQPRFRNEDIMIRTILHTIKKPHIRRGTDCHSCQFDDVIGYEGYKIPCFWVKVEFREGEFLRALPILDRSYAY, from the exons CTTTGGTTGAAGACACAAAGAAAGATGTACCaatcaaaagatcaaagaaaGCAAGAATATTCTAAATGTAAGAGAATCATAACGAACGACACGAAGCGTTTTAATATGGCGGGAAAGTGCGAGAATAAACATAGTAAAGCAGACGTTATCAGAACTAAAACAGATAAAGTTACAATGAAACGACATCCAGAATGCAAGAAATCAGAAAGTAATAGAGACAAGACAAACAGAGACAAAAGAGATTTAGATAAATGGAAATTAAGTTCTAAGCATTCTCGGAAAAGGTcatttacaattatttcattggCGGATATGTGTACGAAAACAATTCTTATGAAGGCATGCTCAAAACCGTATACGGAAATTCTGGtcaatatacaaattgataaAACTATTTTACTAAAAGACAATTACTGTCAGGATGCCAAGACAGTCAATGTTAGGGACAGTATTAGTAGCATTGATGATTATTGGTTAAACCGAAAAACTGACACTAACGTCTTATGTCAGAAAACAAAATGGACGGACAAATCAAAAAGTTCGGTTTCGGATATTTCGACACCGAAAAGCTTGACTGTAGATTACAAACGTAAACATTTGAATGAATGTGAAAAATCAACGAAACTAGATAGTCATTCAATTAGTAATGATAAAAAATCTCTCAGGGATACAGAAAGTTTTCACAAGAAATCTCATAAAATGCATAATACCTCGGGCAATAGCAATGTCAGGTCTCAGGAATCTAAAAGCAATTGTGGACGGACTTTACTGAAATCTCAGGAATCAAATAGCAATTGTGGACGGACTCTATTAAAATCCCAGGAATCTAATAGCAATTGTGGACGGACTCTATTAAAATCCCAGGAATTGAATAGCATTTGTGGACGAACTTTGTTAAATTCTCAGGAATCTAATAGCAATTGTGGACGGACTATACTGAAATCTCAAGAGTCCATTAGCAATTTTGGAAGAAATTTACTGAAATCTCAGGAAGTCTTTAATGAGTCTGATCGAAATATTTTTGCCGTGTTAGGCGCAAAAGCACTCGGGGAGGCAGATAAATGGGCGGAAACTACCAAATTTAAAACAGAACCAGTTGATATCTCTTTTGACAATTCGACTTCATTGCCTACATGTAGTAAGTCGTCCGAAAATAAGTCGGAAAAATGGacagaaaaaataaaagttaagaCTGAATCAATTGATAATTCGTATGGcaatttaaattcatttacaaATCCGTCCATAGATAAATCAAATTTTGAACTCCGTATCGAAACAACTCGGGAACATTGCTCAGTAGGGTCGTCTAGTCCAATACGCCAAACTGCtgagaaaaatgaaaatgacgtTACTTCTGATTACGAAGGATCGTCGACTGGTCTCCCATCAGAAGACGAAGATATCAAAGAAGAAGCTTTAGAGCCAAAGAAATGCAGTTCTTTGCAGACTGACATACAGCCAGAATTTGATGAAGACCTTCCGATGTTAATCAGTCCTCAAAGAAAAAAGATGAAGTTAGAAGAAAAGACTACGTGTGCACAAAGGAAAACCTCAACAGATAGTT CACCAAAAGATCCAAAgacaatttcaaataatttgaaaataacagAAAAGAAACAACCAGATAAAACTAAACGGAGCGACTTAAAAGACATAATTAGAACAAAAGAATGTACATCATTATCGAAAAAAGCAGTTCATGAAAAAAACAGAAGTGATGATTTAAAATCAATCAAGACATTGAGCTTTGAATCATCAAGGACAAATTTAGATACTAATTCCGAAAAATTAACACAGAAAGCTAATTCAAGCGAAAAAATAAAACAGTCTGAAAAAAGTAACCCGTCAAAATTCAGACACATTTCTACAAAAAATGATACAAAGAATTTGTCTAGTTATCAGAAAAGAGCAGAGAAAAATTCGAGTAACAAGTCAAATGTGACTTTAAATGGTAATGTGATTAAAGAGGACATTAAAACGCAAAATGGACCCTTTAAACCTGATGCTGGTGTTCATTTGGAGTATAAACACAACATTAAGTCAAAAGAAATAGAATGTAAAATGCAGGCTGTCGCAGTTGATATTTTCAAGCTTGCGAATGAGtttcaaaaagtgaaaaagtcatACTCAGAAACAACAAAAACCGAACCGGAGACTATAAGATTAGATGCAATCGTGCGAGATGAGTGCAAAGATAAAATTTTGTCGAAAAATATTGTTGACAAAGCAGTTACCATAAAGAATAAATCAATTATTTCAGACgtccaaaataaaatgaaaatatcaactTTGATAGATGAATGCAAGAGAAACATAACTACTCATGGAAACAAGACCAATGAAATAGCACGGTCTAAAAGCACTGACAAGTCGAGTACATGTAAGAATTTAAACAAGAATGAGCGGAAAGGAGAAAGAAAAGTAGATGATAATCATAGAGTAACTAATTCACGTGATCACAACAGGGATAATAGAGTTTTAAATGAAAGAAGTCGAAAGCATGATGTAAAATACAATGGTCGAAGATGCGACGAAAAGTATCATGAATGTCGGAGGTACGACGAAGAAAAAATGCGAAGATGCGATGGAAATCGTAGATATGCTAATAGAGATTTTCTTAGAGCTGATGATGCCACTAAACTTGTTGGAAGGAATGAAAGTGGTGCATTTGATAAAGATGCCATTTATAAACCGTATGAATCTGGAACACCGATCCGCATGTCTACTGAAAGAGATGAATATAAAATCTTAGGTAATGAAGAAAAGCAAAGCtgtcaaaaacaaaatgaaagaaatgaaAACTCATCTGCTTTAATACAAATGAACAATACTGAAGATATAAACCAGCGGGAAAGTGATTCTATAATAGCAATTTGTCAGAAATCGACGGATGAATCAAAAATATGGAAAGATTCAGAAAATGATTTGCAAACATTGGAGGGAAAAAGTATTAAAACAAACGTTTCTGTTGAAGAGAATCACCCATCAGGGGAAAACGTACTAGTTTTGAGAGCCCCTTCAAAGGACACCGAGGAGACAAAAGATCCAATAACAAATTCAGCTTTAAACGAAAATTTCACCTCAATGGATGTAACTGGAAACGAATCAGACCTAGTATCAACTAACCCCACAGAAGAGGAAGACATGCTGTTAGATATGAGCGATGAACATGAACTTACTTCAGGTAGATCTGATACTAATGAATTTTTCGGAGAACACGACACATGGTTATCTACTATGTCTGATAATAGTTCTTTGCAGCAAAGCAACATGCAACAACTTGACACACATTTGAATACAAATAGCAAAATTACTCTCGAAACCGACAATAAGTCCACGGAAATTGTCAAACAGAATTTAGTAACTGTTTCAACGAGCGTTCAACCACATGAAGACGCTTTATCGAACCAAATTGATcataaaaatgtcagtattccTTACAAAGATACCGAGACGACTCATTTCAGCAAATTGACTAAACGGTCATCATTTGACACTCATAATATAAAGGAATCTTCATTGGAAAACCCAATTAAAAAGGAAACATTGCCACCAACGCCTACCAATAGtgaacaaaacaatgaacaattaATTAATTTGCAACATAATGTCAACAAACTAACTACAAGTCGTCCAACGGATGCCAGTAGTAAATGGGAAAAGATAACACCTACGCTATCGGCAAAGGAAGAAATTCAAGAGTTATCCCCAATGGAGGAAATCCAAGATTTATCACCAAAAGAAGAAATTTTTGTATTAAAGTCAGCTTTTATCTCCACCTCCGTAGATGATGCTCAGGATGTTTGTACTGTGATATCTAACGAAGTTGTTTCAAATACAGAGAGTAGTACAGCACCAAAGCATCTTGTCAAATTTTCTGACATTAATGTTGTGAATATTGCAACTTCTGAGAATCCAACACCGGGGTTGGTTGATACCACAACACCTAATAATAACgcacaaaaaaatattgataatatctTAATGGCGAAAGCAAACCCTGTTGCTATCAAAACAGATGACAACGTTGGAAAGCAAACTGATATTGTAGTATCTGACAAAAAGTTTCAGAAGCCTGTTTGTATAACAACGTCCAATACAAATGTACCAACTAAACCCCTTGATAACATGACTATCACCAAAGATTCACAGAAAACTGATTATGCGACGACGACTGTCCAAAACGCTTTTGAAATAACAATTTTAGACAAAAATAATACATCAACTTCTGTGTGCattcaaaaatacaaaaaggaTGTAATAACTGGTACACGAAAGATATCTGCTACATTCCGTGATATTAGTGAGAAGGTTCCAGTTTGTAACAAACCCGCTGTGAACGATGCACTGACGTCTGATCAAACATCAACTTCACACAATGACGTACCGAAACGAGTGTATACTGCAACACATGACGAAGAAGTTAACAAAATCACAAAGTTGCCGAGCTTGGCTTCTGTCGATTTACAGACACATTCTTCTAAAACAACTAACAATGACGTATCACAGACACAGTGTAGTTTGAATTATGAAAAATTTATACCGGAATCTGTATGTGTCGAAACTTCTTCAAATAAACCGTTATCCaccattttaaatgaaaatgtaactGGTGTCACTCTCAGCTCAATATCAGTGAATGATCTTAAGAATGCAACACCGACTTCTGTAGAATCAGAAACATCTACCGACAATATGCCATGTAGTAGTGACATCCAGAAACAAGTATGCATAACAGCAGATACTCTGGTGACTTCGTCAAAAACTGGAATCGCGGTTAAACAAGGACAAAGTGATGAAGAATATCCAGCAAAAAATAAAAAGGGAGATAACGATGTAGTAGACCTGCTAGCTGAACACATTCCGAAGCAATCTCCATatgaaaacaaaaggaaaatCAAACTTTTGACAAACACTTGTTTCTTATCGAAAAAAGTGAAAATTATACGCTCTACAATAAATAGACCAAGAATTAGACCAAAAATGAGCCCAGCAAAACGAAACATAGTTACTGATGCTAGTGATAACATTTCTGTCACCATTAAAAACGAAGACAAAGAAAAGAAAGATGTTAGGCAAAGCAAGACTGATACGGAAGGTAATAATGAGGTTAAGAAAAAAGATAGCGTAGTGATAGATCTTACCGACGAAGAAAGTCCGAAAAAATCAAATAACTGTAAGAGAAAGATAGATTTAGAACCAGCAAGCGAATCTAAAGACAACAAACGTGGACgaattgaacaaaacaaaagaaaaatcaaatcaaaagttACTATagcaaaacaaaatgaaattgcAAATCGTACTGATGACACTGGTCCGAAACAGATGAGAGACCGAAAAGATACTGATAAAAGAAGAACGACTGAAagtaagaaaaattcaaaatatgaatcAGAGCGCAATTGTTACAAACGCATTGATGAAACAAATAGAGATTGTAATTATCGTACAAGCACTAAAAGATCTAACAGTAAAGAGTATGACAGAAAATATGAAAGTTCGGAATACGATAGAAACTTTGAAAGGAAAAGAAAGTACGCTAATGAACACGAAGTGCCATCACATCTGATGATGAACCAACAACCAATGAATGATATTTCTTACGTCGGTCTGAAAGTTGAACCAACAACTGCACATGCGCGATGTTTTAATGAGGTGGTAGGATATGCATATGATTTCATGCGCGGATACTGTGATTACAATGAAATTTCAAGTCAATACGTCACACCAGTTCGCCGATTTCGAACAAATCTTATGCGACAATTAAAAGCTACTTTTGACCGATATTTTTACGGACCAAATAATCCGTATGATCCGATTTATTCACTCACAGGTCCTCAACCACGATTCCGAAACGAAGATATTATGATCAGGACAATATTACACACCATTAAAAAGCCACATATTCGTCGAGGCACAGATTGTCATAGTTGTCAGTTTGATGATGTCATAGGGTACGAAGGTTATAAAATTCCATGTTTTTGGGTTAAAGTTGAATTTCGCGAGGGTGAATTTTTACGTGCATTACCAATACTTGATCGTTCCTATGCATATTGA